The following coding sequences are from one Oryzisolibacter sp. LB2S window:
- the putA gene encoding trifunctional transcriptional regulator/proline dehydrogenase/L-glutamate gamma-semialdehyde dehydrogenase, which produces MMSTTVGIKVDDLLRERIRNAAQNLNRTPHWLIKQAVVQYVDALERGATTIRVLGADEATPEDGREEVQPTAPQEAQPFLAFAQSILPQTPLRAAITAAWHRPETECLPALLPLARTQDEAQAAKVRELATRLVQGLRDAPVTSGVAALVQEFSLSSQEGVALMCLAEALLRIPDKATRDALIRDKISKGDWKSHVGRSPSLFVNAAAWGLVLTGKLTSTNSEKSLSSALTRVIGKGGEPLIRQGVHRAMKLMGEQFVTGQNISEALANSRKYEAQGFRYSYDMLGEAAATEADAQRYLRDYEQAIHAIGAASAGRGIFEGPGISIKLSALHPRYSRAQYDRVMGELLPRVLHLAELAKQYDIGMNIDAEEADRLELSLDLMEALCAAPSLKGWSGIGFVVQAYQKRCPHVIEYLIDLARRSRRRLMIRLVKGAYWDSEIKRAQLDGLAGYPVYTRKVYTDVSYLACARKLLEAPDAVYPQFATHNAQTLASIYQLAASVGGSYYSGQYEFQCLHGMGEPLYAQVTGPAAEGKLARPCRIYAPVGSHETLLAYLVRRLLENGANTSFVNRIGDASVPVAELVSDPVEDVLAIARDEGRLGAPHPRIALPHDLFAGEGRLARANSQGLNLAHEQQLASLAAALLYSTRQTYLAAAPQTPLPANPAQTPGWEPLRNPAELSDIVGWVREASADEAQAAAERAAQAAPIWAGTPPAARADALARAADLLEQRSQPLMGLIQREAGKTLPNAVAEIREAVDFLRYYGAQVAAQFDNAAQRPLGVILAISPWNFPLAIFCGQVAAALAAGNTVLAKPAEQTPLTAAAMVQILHEAGVPQGALQLVPGRGETVGAALVAHPQVAGVMFTGSTEVARLIARQLSTRLSPSGHPIPLIAETGGQNAMIVDSSALAEQVVADVLSSAFDSAGQRCSALRVLCLQEDVADRTLAMLHGALQEWTMGNPDRQSTDVGPVIDGEARAQIEAHIQRMQDAGQKVTRVQRQDGQLNGHFVAPAIIEIDSTSRLTREVFGPVLHVIRFQREQLDALIDGINATGYGLTFGVHSRIDETIAHLSERVQAGNLYVNRNVIGAVVGVQPFGGMGLSGTGPKAGGPLYLHRLVQGAPNTALAALPHSEVDHAQQPTLQLLARLQQTALPDVDAALARAACDAALAASRQGASWLLPGPTGESNRYRLLPRGPVWALPRTPLGLVHQLAAALASGNRCHVVLSQGDSGCAAAWEAIAAALGAAGQDLLRRADAASLQDASTPVTALLFEGDGDALLQVGALVAAREGAIVRVESRSSDELAAGLGYDLAALVHEQSISTNTAAAGGNAQLMTMA; this is translated from the coding sequence ATCATGAGCACTACCGTTGGCATCAAGGTCGATGACCTGCTGCGCGAGCGCATTCGCAACGCCGCGCAGAATCTCAACCGCACACCGCACTGGCTGATCAAGCAGGCCGTCGTCCAATATGTGGACGCGCTCGAGCGCGGCGCGACCACCATCCGCGTCCTCGGCGCCGACGAGGCCACGCCCGAGGACGGCCGGGAGGAGGTGCAACCCACCGCCCCGCAGGAGGCGCAACCCTTCCTCGCCTTCGCCCAGTCCATCCTGCCGCAGACGCCGCTGCGCGCCGCCATCACGGCCGCCTGGCATCGGCCCGAGACCGAATGCCTGCCCGCGCTGCTGCCGCTGGCACGCACGCAGGACGAGGCCCAGGCCGCCAAGGTGCGCGAGCTGGCCACGCGCCTGGTGCAGGGCCTGCGCGACGCGCCCGTGACCAGCGGCGTGGCCGCGCTGGTGCAGGAGTTTTCGCTCTCCAGCCAGGAGGGCGTGGCGCTGATGTGCCTGGCCGAGGCGCTGCTGCGCATCCCCGACAAGGCCACGCGCGACGCGCTGATTCGCGACAAGATCAGCAAGGGCGATTGGAAGTCGCATGTGGGCCGCTCGCCGTCCCTCTTCGTCAACGCCGCCGCCTGGGGCCTGGTGCTCACAGGCAAGCTGACTTCCACCAACAGCGAGAAGAGCCTGTCGTCTGCGCTCACGCGCGTCATCGGCAAGGGCGGCGAGCCGCTGATCCGCCAGGGCGTGCACCGCGCCATGAAGCTCATGGGCGAGCAGTTCGTCACCGGCCAGAACATCTCCGAGGCCCTGGCCAACAGCCGCAAATACGAGGCCCAGGGCTTTCGCTACAGCTACGACATGCTGGGCGAGGCCGCCGCGACGGAAGCCGACGCCCAGCGCTACCTCCGCGACTACGAGCAGGCCATCCACGCCATTGGCGCCGCCTCGGCCGGGCGCGGCATCTTCGAGGGCCCGGGCATCTCCATCAAGCTCTCGGCCCTGCACCCGCGCTATTCGCGCGCGCAGTACGACCGCGTGATGGGCGAGTTGCTGCCGCGCGTGCTGCACCTGGCGGAACTGGCCAAGCAGTACGACATCGGCATGAACATCGACGCCGAGGAAGCCGACCGCCTGGAGCTCTCGCTCGACCTGATGGAGGCGCTGTGCGCCGCGCCCAGTCTCAAGGGCTGGAGCGGCATAGGCTTTGTGGTGCAGGCGTATCAAAAGCGCTGCCCGCATGTCATCGAATACCTGATCGATCTGGCGCGGCGCAGCCGCCGGCGCCTCATGATCCGCCTGGTCAAGGGCGCGTACTGGGACAGCGAGATCAAGCGCGCCCAGCTCGACGGCCTGGCCGGCTACCCGGTCTACACGCGCAAGGTCTATACCGACGTGAGCTACCTGGCCTGCGCGAGAAAGCTGCTGGAGGCGCCCGACGCCGTCTACCCGCAGTTCGCCACGCACAACGCCCAGACGCTCGCCAGCATCTACCAGCTGGCCGCCAGCGTGGGCGGTAGCTACTACAGCGGCCAGTACGAGTTTCAATGCCTGCATGGCATGGGCGAACCGCTGTACGCGCAGGTCACCGGCCCCGCAGCCGAGGGCAAGCTCGCGCGCCCCTGCCGCATCTACGCCCCCGTGGGCAGTCACGAGACGCTGCTCGCCTACCTGGTGCGGCGCCTGTTGGAAAACGGCGCCAACACCTCGTTCGTCAACCGCATCGGTGACGCCAGCGTGCCCGTGGCCGAGCTCGTGAGCGACCCGGTCGAGGACGTACTCGCCATCGCCCGAGACGAAGGCCGCCTGGGCGCACCGCACCCGCGCATTGCCCTGCCCCACGACCTGTTCGCGGGCGAGGGCCGGCTGGCGCGCGCCAACTCCCAGGGCCTGAACCTGGCGCACGAGCAGCAGCTCGCATCGCTCGCCGCCGCCCTGCTCTACAGCACGCGCCAGACCTATCTGGCCGCTGCGCCCCAGACCCCGCTGCCCGCCAACCCGGCGCAGACGCCGGGCTGGGAGCCGCTGCGCAACCCGGCCGAGCTTTCCGACATCGTGGGCTGGGTGCGCGAGGCCAGCGCCGACGAGGCCCAGGCCGCCGCCGAGCGCGCCGCCCAGGCCGCGCCCATCTGGGCCGGCACGCCCCCGGCCGCGCGCGCCGATGCGCTGGCCCGCGCGGCCGACCTGCTCGAGCAGCGCAGCCAGCCGCTCATGGGCCTGATCCAGCGCGAGGCCGGCAAGACCCTGCCCAACGCCGTGGCCGAGATCCGCGAGGCCGTGGACTTCCTGCGCTACTACGGCGCCCAGGTGGCCGCGCAGTTCGACAACGCCGCACAGCGCCCGCTCGGCGTCATCCTCGCCATCAGCCCCTGGAACTTCCCACTGGCCATCTTCTGCGGCCAGGTGGCCGCGGCCCTGGCCGCGGGCAACACCGTGCTGGCCAAGCCGGCCGAGCAGACGCCGCTCACGGCCGCGGCCATGGTGCAGATCCTGCACGAGGCCGGCGTGCCCCAGGGCGCGCTGCAGCTCGTGCCCGGCCGCGGCGAGACCGTGGGCGCGGCCCTGGTGGCGCACCCGCAGGTCGCGGGCGTGATGTTCACCGGCTCGACCGAGGTGGCGCGCCTGATCGCGCGCCAGCTCAGCACCCGCCTCTCGCCCAGCGGCCACCCCATACCGCTGATCGCCGAGACCGGCGGGCAGAACGCCATGATCGTGGACTCCTCGGCCCTGGCCGAGCAGGTGGTGGCCGACGTGCTGTCCTCGGCCTTCGACTCGGCCGGCCAGCGCTGCTCGGCGCTGCGCGTGCTTTGCCTGCAGGAGGACGTGGCCGATCGCACCTTGGCCATGCTGCACGGCGCGCTGCAGGAATGGACCATGGGCAACCCCGACCGCCAGAGCACCGACGTCGGCCCCGTGATCGACGGCGAGGCACGCGCGCAGATCGAGGCGCATATCCAGCGCATGCAGGACGCGGGCCAGAAGGTCACGCGCGTGCAGCGCCAGGATGGCCAACTCAACGGCCATTTCGTGGCCCCGGCCATCATTGAAATTGATAGTACGTCGCGCTTGACCCGTGAGGTGTTTGGCCCGGTTTTGCATGTCATCCGATTCCAGCGCGAGCAGCTCGACGCCCTCATCGACGGCATCAACGCCACGGGCTATGGCCTGACTTTTGGCGTGCACAGCCGCATCGACGAGACCATTGCCCACCTGAGCGAGCGCGTGCAGGCCGGCAACCTCTATGTGAACCGCAACGTGATCGGCGCCGTGGTGGGCGTGCAGCCCTTTGGCGGCATGGGCCTGTCGGGCACGGGCCCCAAGGCCGGTGGGCCGCTCTACCTGCACCGCCTGGTGCAGGGCGCGCCCAACACCGCGCTGGCCGCGCTGCCGCATTCCGAGGTCGATCACGCGCAGCAGCCCACGCTGCAACTGCTCGCGCGCCTGCAGCAGACGGCCCTGCCCGACGTGGATGCCGCGCTGGCGCGCGCCGCCTGTGATGCGGCGCTGGCCGCCTCGCGCCAGGGCGCGAGCTGGCTGCTGCCCGGCCCCACGGGTGAGTCCAACCGCTACCGCCTGCTGCCGCGCGGCCCCGTGTGGGCCCTGCCGCGCACACCGCTGGGCCTGGTGCACCAGCTGGCCGCGGCGCTGGCCAGCGGCAACCGCTGCCATGTGGTGCTGTCCCAGGGCGACTCCGGGTGCGCCGCCGCCTGGGAGGCCATCGCCGCTGCCCTGGGCGCGGCCGGCCAGGACTTGCTGCGACGCGCCGATGCCGCAAGCCTGCAGGACGCCAGCACACCGGTGACGGCCCTGCTGTTCGAAGGTGACGGCGACGCCCTGCTGCAGGTGGGTGCGCTGGTCGCCGCGCGCGAGGGCGCCATCGTGCGCGTGGAAAGCCGCAGCAGCGACGAGCTCGCCGCAGGCCTGGGCTACGACCTCGCGGCGCTGGTGCACGAGCAGTCCATCAGCACCAACACCGCGGCCGCGGGCGGCAACGCCCAGCTCATGACCATGGCGTGA
- a CDS encoding serine hydrolase, translated as MHARLRIASRLSRAVAFLALGLALAIPQVEAAQRKPAGAKKAATVSKRVAVKQKHKSTASKSTRVSARSARAPVRMAAAVPARPSFGQLAGLHQVDDPLDLKSSVALVMDQDTKEVLLSKNDHAVLPIASITKLMTGLLISEAHLPMDEPITITQDDVDTEKGSGSRLVVGTTLTRGEMLHLALMSSENRAAHALGRTYPGGLDAFVQRMNAKARLLGMTETRYVEPTGLSSKNQSSAHDLATLVNVAHGDPLLRELSTSPGHEVQVGSRVLQYNNTNRLVKNPAWDIGLQKTGYISEAGRCLVMQAQVAGRKLIMVFLDSAGKFSRLADAERVRSWVEKLPPVGSGGAHVSAVVAGPRS; from the coding sequence ATGCACGCGCGCCTTCGCATCGCCTCTCGCCTTTCCCGTGCCGTCGCCTTCCTGGCTCTTGGTCTGGCGCTGGCCATTCCCCAGGTCGAGGCAGCTCAGCGCAAGCCTGCGGGGGCCAAGAAGGCTGCGACCGTATCCAAACGCGTCGCGGTCAAGCAAAAGCACAAGTCGACGGCTTCGAAATCCACGCGCGTGTCTGCGCGCAGCGCCCGCGCTCCGGTGCGCATGGCGGCTGCCGTGCCGGCACGCCCATCGTTCGGGCAGCTCGCGGGCCTGCATCAGGTGGATGATCCGCTCGACCTCAAGTCCAGCGTGGCGCTGGTCATGGACCAGGACACCAAGGAGGTGCTGCTGAGCAAGAACGACCATGCGGTGCTGCCCATTGCCTCCATTACCAAGCTCATGACGGGGCTGCTGATCTCGGAGGCGCACCTGCCCATGGACGAACCCATCACCATCACCCAGGACGATGTGGACACCGAGAAGGGCAGCGGCTCGCGCCTGGTCGTCGGCACCACGCTCACGCGCGGCGAGATGCTGCACCTGGCGCTGATGTCGAGCGAGAACCGTGCGGCCCACGCGCTGGGCCGCACCTATCCGGGCGGGCTCGATGCCTTCGTGCAGCGCATGAACGCCAAGGCCAGGCTGCTGGGCATGACCGAGACGCGCTATGTCGAGCCCACGGGCCTGTCCAGCAAGAACCAGTCCAGCGCCCATGACCTGGCCACGCTGGTGAACGTGGCGCATGGCGATCCGCTGCTGCGCGAGCTCTCCACCTCTCCGGGCCATGAGGTCCAGGTGGGCAGCCGGGTGCTGCAGTACAACAACACCAACCGGCTCGTGAAGAATCCGGCCTGGGACATCGGCCTGCAGAAGACGGGCTACATCTCCGAGGCGGGGCGTTGCCTCGTGATGCAGGCCCAGGTGGCGGGCCGCAAGCTGATCATGGTGTTCCTGGATTCGGCCGGCAAGTTCAGCCGTCTGGCCGACGCCGAGCGCGTGCGCTCCTGGGTGGAAAAGCTGCCCCCGGTCGGCAGCGGCGGCGCCCATGTGAGCGCCGTGGTCGCAGGGCCCAGGAGCTGA
- the putP gene encoding sodium/proline symporter PutP, with translation MQLSWNDPTAIMFAIYLVAMLGIGALGYLGTKNLSDYILGGRSLGSFVTALSAGASDMSGWLLMGLPGAVYVSGLSEAWIAIGLVAGAYLNWRLVAARLRLYTERAGNALTLPDYLANRFEDKGNLLRIVTALVILVFFTLYCASGVVAGARLFENMFGMPYTTALWVGAACTIAYVLIGGFLAVSWTDTIQASLMITALILAPVIAWLAVQGQLQPGQDWHAIVAPEKFDMMRGASLVGIVSLLAWGLGYFGQPHILVRFMAASSVQTIPAARRISMTWMILCLVGAVAVGFIGIPYFALHEGGAAAVNANAETVFMEISKQLFNPWIAGALLAAILAAVMSTLSCQLLVCSSALTEDIYRAFLRKNASQQELVWVGRIMVLVVALVAIGIASNPESKVLGMVSYAWAGFGAAFGPVIILSLWWERMTRAGALAGIVAGAVTVLVWKQFGWLGLYEIVPGFILGWIAVMVVSVLSSSPSTSMRQAHGAVQREFAQLSVS, from the coding sequence ATGCAACTTTCCTGGAACGACCCCACGGCGATCATGTTCGCCATCTACCTGGTCGCCATGCTCGGCATCGGCGCCCTGGGGTACCTCGGCACCAAGAACCTGTCGGACTACATCCTGGGCGGGCGCAGCCTGGGCAGCTTCGTCACGGCGCTGTCGGCCGGCGCCTCGGACATGAGCGGCTGGCTGCTCATGGGCCTGCCCGGCGCGGTCTATGTCTCGGGCCTGTCCGAGGCCTGGATCGCCATCGGCCTCGTGGCCGGCGCCTACCTCAACTGGCGCCTGGTGGCGGCGCGCCTGCGCCTGTACACCGAGCGCGCGGGCAACGCCCTCACGCTGCCCGACTACCTGGCCAACCGCTTCGAGGACAAGGGCAATCTGCTGCGCATCGTCACCGCCCTGGTGATCCTGGTGTTCTTCACGCTCTACTGCGCCTCGGGTGTGGTCGCGGGCGCGCGCCTGTTCGAGAACATGTTCGGCATGCCCTACACCACCGCGCTGTGGGTGGGCGCGGCCTGCACCATCGCCTATGTGCTGATCGGCGGCTTTCTGGCCGTGAGCTGGACCGACACCATCCAGGCCTCGCTCATGATCACCGCGCTCATCCTCGCCCCCGTGATCGCCTGGCTGGCCGTGCAGGGCCAGCTGCAGCCGGGGCAGGACTGGCATGCCATCGTGGCGCCCGAGAAGTTCGACATGATGCGTGGCGCCAGCCTTGTCGGCATCGTCTCGCTGCTGGCCTGGGGCCTGGGCTATTTCGGCCAGCCGCACATCCTGGTGCGCTTCATGGCGGCCTCGTCGGTGCAGACCATTCCCGCCGCGCGGCGCATCAGCATGACCTGGATGATTCTGTGCCTCGTGGGTGCGGTGGCCGTGGGCTTCATCGGCATCCCCTACTTCGCGCTGCACGAGGGCGGCGCGGCCGCGGTCAACGCCAATGCCGAGACGGTGTTCATGGAAATCTCCAAGCAGCTCTTCAACCCCTGGATCGCCGGCGCCCTGCTGGCCGCCATCCTCGCCGCGGTGATGAGCACGCTGTCGTGCCAGCTGCTGGTGTGCTCGAGCGCGCTGACGGAGGACATCTACCGCGCCTTCCTGCGCAAGAACGCCAGCCAGCAGGAGCTGGTCTGGGTCGGCCGCATCATGGTGCTGGTGGTGGCCCTCGTGGCCATCGGCATTGCCAGCAACCCCGAGTCCAAGGTGCTGGGCATGGTCAGCTACGCCTGGGCCGGATTTGGCGCCGCGTTCGGGCCGGTGATCATCCTGTCGCTGTGGTGGGAGCGCATGACGCGCGCGGGAGCGCTCGCGGGCATCGTCGCCGGCGCCGTCACGGTGCTGGTGTGGAAGCAGTTCGGCTGGCTGGGCCTGTACGAGATCGTGCCCGGCTTCATCCTGGGCTGGATCGCGGTGATGGTGGTCAGCGTGCTCAGCAGCTCACCCTCCACGAGCATGCGCCAGGCCCATGGCGCGGTGCAGCGCGAGTTCGCACAGCTCAGCGTGTCTTGA
- a CDS encoding phosphotransferase family protein, with amino-acid sequence MSQFEHFIGTRPVSDQHAFDTAALGAWLQRHVPDFAGPLTVEMFKGGQSNPTYRLVTPTRSFVMRTKPGPVAKLLPSAHAIEREYAVMRGLAGSGVPVPQMLALCEDESVIGRAFYIMEFMQGRVLWDQTLPDMSQAERGPIYDEMNRVIAALHSVDFAARGLADYGKPGNYFERQIGRWSKQYQASITEPIAEMDRLMDWLPAHMPASARDDSRVAIVHGDYRLDNLMFHPTEPRVIAVLDWELSTLGHPLADFAYHCMSWHIPASLSRGIGGCDLKALGIPEEEDYIRRYCARTGIADVDGLLADWNFYLAYNMFRIAAILQGIAKRVEAGTAASAQARAAGATARPLAQLAWSFAQKTA; translated from the coding sequence ATGAGCCAGTTCGAGCATTTCATCGGCACCCGCCCCGTCTCCGACCAGCACGCGTTCGACACGGCCGCCCTCGGCGCCTGGCTGCAGCGGCATGTGCCGGACTTTGCCGGGCCGCTCACGGTGGAGATGTTCAAGGGCGGCCAGTCCAACCCCACCTACAGGCTGGTCACGCCCACACGCAGCTTCGTCATGCGCACCAAGCCCGGCCCGGTGGCCAAGCTGCTGCCCTCGGCCCATGCCATAGAGCGCGAATACGCCGTCATGCGTGGCCTGGCGGGCAGCGGCGTGCCCGTGCCGCAGATGCTGGCGCTGTGCGAGGACGAATCCGTCATCGGCCGCGCCTTCTACATCATGGAGTTCATGCAGGGCCGCGTGCTCTGGGACCAGACCCTGCCCGACATGAGCCAGGCCGAGCGCGGCCCCATCTACGACGAGATGAACCGCGTGATCGCCGCGCTGCACTCGGTGGACTTCGCCGCGCGGGGCCTGGCCGACTATGGCAAGCCCGGCAACTACTTCGAGCGCCAGATCGGCCGCTGGAGCAAGCAGTACCAGGCCTCCATCACCGAGCCGATCGCCGAGATGGACCGGCTCATGGACTGGCTGCCCGCGCACATGCCCGCGAGCGCGCGCGACGACAGCCGCGTGGCCATCGTGCACGGCGACTACCGGCTGGACAACCTCATGTTCCACCCCACCGAGCCGCGCGTGATCGCCGTGCTCGACTGGGAGCTGTCCACGCTCGGCCACCCGCTGGCGGACTTCGCCTACCACTGCATGAGCTGGCATATCCCCGCATCGCTCTCGCGCGGCATAGGCGGCTGCGACCTGAAGGCGCTGGGCATCCCCGAGGAAGAGGACTACATCCGCCGCTACTGCGCGCGCACGGGCATCGCCGACGTGGACGGCCTGCTGGCGGACTGGAACTTCTACCTCGCCTACAACATGTTCCGCATCGCCGCCATCCTGCAGGGCATCGCCAAGCGCGTGGAGGCCGGCACCGCGGCCAGCGCCCAGGCCCGTGCCGCCGGCGCCACGGCCCGCCCCCTGGCGCAGCTGGCCTGGTCGTTCGCGCAGAAGACCGCCTGA
- a CDS encoding Crp/Fnr family transcriptional regulator has translation MDEPILTMEEREAINNGRWFSSLSPSLRHDILRCATVKRYKDGALLAARGDQPEGWIGCARGAVRVSSTSLSGKQITLTYVEPGIWFGDVALFDGDRRTHDAYAHGDTTILSVSRADFKNILAQHTEFYEAMLRLQARRIRQLFGLVEDLNTLPLRARLAKQLLHLVRSYGVPSLQDGSEIRIGLQLAQEELAQLLGASRQRVNQELKAMEREGAIRIEPGGLVVRERDALLRIAETAA, from the coding sequence ATGGACGAACCGATTCTTACCATGGAGGAACGCGAGGCGATCAACAACGGTCGCTGGTTCTCCTCCCTCTCCCCTTCCCTGCGCCACGACATACTGCGATGCGCCACGGTCAAACGCTACAAGGACGGCGCCCTGCTGGCGGCGCGCGGCGACCAGCCCGAGGGCTGGATCGGCTGCGCACGCGGCGCGGTGCGCGTGAGCTCGACCTCGCTGTCGGGCAAGCAGATCACGCTGACCTATGTGGAGCCGGGCATCTGGTTCGGCGATGTGGCGCTGTTCGACGGCGACCGGCGCACGCACGACGCCTACGCCCATGGCGACACCACCATCCTCAGCGTCTCGCGCGCGGACTTCAAGAACATCCTCGCCCAGCACACCGAGTTCTACGAAGCCATGCTGCGCCTGCAGGCGCGGCGCATACGCCAGCTGTTCGGCCTGGTGGAAGACCTCAACACCCTGCCCCTGCGCGCGCGCCTGGCCAAGCAGCTGCTGCACCTGGTGCGCAGCTATGGCGTGCCCAGCCTGCAGGACGGCAGCGAGATCCGCATCGGCCTGCAGCTGGCCCAGGAGGAGCTGGCCCAGCTGCTGGGCGCCTCGCGCCAGCGCGTGAACCAGGAGCTCAAGGCCATGGAACGCGAGGGCGCCATCCGCATCGAGCCGGGCGGCCTGGTGGTACGCGAGCGCGACGCGCTGCTGCGCATCGCCGAGACCGCCGCCTGA
- a CDS encoding IclR family transcriptional regulator, with amino-acid sequence MKKNPVDMHAKPNVQVLERMFQLIDVLASKEESVSLKEISERTGLHPSTAHRILNDLTIGRFVDRPESGSYRLGMRLLELGNLVKARLSVRDAAMAPMRQLHKLIQQPVNLSVRQGDEIVYVERAYSERSGMQVVRAIGGHAPLHLTSTGKLFLAADDPQRVRAYATRTGLPGHTRNSITQLATLERELGKARQYGVARDNEELELGVRCMAAGVFDDQGQLVAGLSISAPADRLDDGWLPKLQAAAHEISLALGYTTGQRTSLSGTA; translated from the coding sequence ATGAAGAAGAACCCGGTCGACATGCATGCCAAGCCCAATGTCCAGGTGCTCGAGCGCATGTTCCAACTGATCGACGTGCTGGCCTCGAAAGAGGAATCCGTCTCGCTCAAGGAGATCAGCGAGCGCACGGGACTGCACCCCTCCACCGCCCACCGCATCCTCAACGACCTGACCATAGGCCGCTTCGTCGACCGGCCCGAGTCGGGCAGCTACCGCCTGGGCATGCGGCTGCTGGAGCTGGGCAACCTCGTCAAGGCGCGCCTGTCGGTGCGCGACGCGGCCATGGCGCCCATGCGCCAGCTGCACAAGCTGATCCAGCAGCCCGTCAACCTGAGCGTGCGCCAGGGCGACGAGATCGTCTACGTCGAACGCGCCTACAGCGAGCGCTCGGGCATGCAGGTGGTGCGCGCCATCGGCGGGCATGCGCCGCTGCACCTGACGTCGACGGGCAAGCTGTTTCTCGCCGCGGACGACCCGCAGCGCGTGCGCGCCTATGCCACGCGCACGGGCCTGCCCGGCCACACGCGCAACAGCATCACACAGCTGGCGACGCTGGAGCGGGAACTGGGCAAGGCGCGGCAATACGGCGTGGCGCGCGACAACGAGGAGCTGGAGCTCGGCGTGCGCTGCATGGCGGCGGGGGTATTCGACGACCAGGGCCAGCTCGTGGCCGGCCTGTCGATCTCGGCGCCCGCCGACCGGCTCGACGACGGCTGGCTGCCCAAGCTGCAGGCTGCCGCCCACGAGATCTCGCTGGCCCTGGGCTATACCACGGGCCAGCGCACATCACTCTCGGGTACTGCCTGA
- a CDS encoding 3-hydroxyacyl-CoA dehydrogenase, giving the protein MNVSFHSAAIVGTGAMGRGIAQIAAQSGSTVYLFDTKPGAADAARTDIHAQWQRLADKGRITPAQVTEWLARLVPVAALHELAACDLVVEAIVERLDAKQALLLELEALVAPHAVLASNTSSLSITAVAAPLRHPERVAGFHFFNPVPLMKVVEVVAGLRTDPTICTRLADYARAMGHTPVMAQDTPGFIVNHAGRGFGTEALRIVSEGVADFATVDRILRDQAGFRLGPFELMDLTALDVSHPAMESIYHQYYEEPRFRPSAITAQRLAGGLLGRKTGEGFYRYVDGVAQLPAEPAAPEVAEPPPVWVSPRAARRADLYQLLKNLGARIETGASPSAGALTLVAPLGFDVTTVAVVERLDPTRTIGIDMLIDDAATRRRVLATNPATREDMRRAAHALFARDGKAVSVIRDSGGFVTQRVVATIVNIAADICQQRICSPRDLETAVTLGLGYPLGPLAMGDRWGPSSILEVLFNMQTVYGDPRYRPSPWLRRRGAIGLSLMHEEP; this is encoded by the coding sequence ATGAATGTGAGCTTTCACTCGGCAGCCATCGTCGGCACGGGCGCCATGGGGCGCGGAATCGCGCAGATAGCGGCCCAATCGGGCAGCACGGTGTATCTTTTTGACACCAAACCCGGGGCGGCCGATGCCGCCCGGACCGATATCCATGCGCAATGGCAGCGTCTTGCCGACAAGGGACGCATCACGCCCGCCCAGGTGACCGAGTGGCTTGCCAGGCTGGTGCCCGTGGCCGCGCTGCACGAGCTGGCGGCCTGCGATCTGGTGGTGGAGGCCATCGTCGAGCGCCTGGATGCCAAGCAGGCGCTGCTCCTTGAGTTGGAGGCCCTCGTCGCTCCCCATGCGGTGCTGGCGAGCAACACATCGTCGCTGTCGATCACGGCCGTGGCCGCGCCGCTGCGCCACCCCGAGCGCGTGGCGGGCTTTCATTTCTTCAACCCCGTGCCGCTCATGAAGGTGGTCGAGGTGGTGGCCGGCCTGCGCACCGACCCGACCATCTGCACGCGCCTGGCCGACTACGCGCGCGCCATGGGCCATACGCCGGTGATGGCGCAGGACACACCGGGCTTCATCGTCAACCACGCGGGACGCGGCTTTGGCACCGAGGCGCTGCGCATCGTGAGCGAGGGCGTGGCCGACTTCGCGACGGTGGACCGCATCCTGCGCGACCAGGCGGGCTTCAGGCTCGGGCCGTTCGAGCTCATGGATCTGACGGCACTGGACGTCTCGCACCCGGCCATGGAGTCCATCTACCACCAGTACTACGAGGAGCCGCGCTTTCGCCCCAGCGCGATCACGGCGCAGCGCCTGGCCGGCGGCCTGCTCGGGCGCAAGACGGGCGAGGGCTTTTACCGCTACGTGGATGGCGTGGCCCAACTGCCCGCCGAGCCCGCCGCGCCCGAGGTGGCGGAGCCGCCGCCGGTCTGGGTGTCGCCGCGCGCGGCGCGCCGCGCCGACTTGTACCAACTGCTCAAGAACCTGGGCGCGCGCATCGAGACCGGCGCCTCGCCCTCGGCCGGCGCCCTGACGCTGGTGGCGCCGCTGGGCTTTGACGTGACCACGGTGGCCGTGGTCGAGCGCCTCGATCCCACGCGCACCATTGGCATCGACATGCTGATCGACGACGCCGCCACGCGCCGGCGCGTGCTGGCCACCAACCCGGCCACGCGCGAGGACATGCGCCGCGCCGCGCATGCGCTGTTCGCGCGCGATGGCAAGGCCGTGAGCGTGATCCGCGACTCGGGCGGCTTCGTCACGCAGCGCGTCGTGGCCACCATCGTGAACATCGCCGCCGACATCTGCCAGCAGCGCATCTGCAGCCCCAGGGACCTGGAGACGGCCGTCACCCTGGGCCTGGGCTACCCGCTCGGGCCGCTCGCCATGGGTGACCGCTGGGGGCCGAGCAGCATTCTGGAGGTGCTGTTCAACATGCAGACCGTCTATGGCGACCCGCGCTACCGCCCCAGCCCCTGGCTGCGCAGGCGCGGTGCCATCGGCCTGAGCCTGATGCACGAAGAGCCCTGA